One window of the Eucalyptus grandis isolate ANBG69807.140 chromosome 6, ASM1654582v1, whole genome shotgun sequence genome contains the following:
- the LOC104453733 gene encoding protein PIN-LIKES 2, whose translation MFRVLAEVYQDGMKSSGQDVLSAIIPLMKLLSLTVIGLILAHPRKQIIPRATFKLLSKLVFALFLPCLIFTELGESMTLENILQWWFIPVNVLVTTIVGCILGYLVVIICRPPPQFNRFTIIMTAFGNTGNLPLAVVGSVCHTKDNPFGDHCHSRGVAYVSFAQWVAVILVYTLVYHMMEPPMEFYEIVEEGIEIEEQPPLNDASRPLLVDAEWPGIEDKETEHSKTPFIARIFNSISSVSQGALSDIDLSGETGGNSSPRSIRCLAEPRMVRRIRIVAEQTPIQHILQPPTIASLLAIIVGMVPQIKAFVFGYDAPLSFVTDSLEILAGATVPSVMLILGGMLSEGPNDSTLGLRTTIGISVARLLVLPVLGIGIVTLADKLNFLVHGDAMYKFVLLLQYTTPSAILLGAIASLRGYAVQEASALLFWQHVFALLSLSLYIVIYFKLLSYI comes from the coding sequence ATGTTTCGAGTTCTAGCTGAAGTATACCAAGATGGTATGAAATCCAGCGGCCAAGATGTGCTAAGTGCAATAATCCCCTTAATGAAACTTCTGTCCCTCACGGTTATAGGACTGATTCTTGcacatccaagaaagcaaattATTCCGAGGGCAACGTTTAAGCTTCTTAGCAAACTTGTATTTGCTCTTTTCTTGCCATGCCTTATCTTCACCGAACTGGGTGAAAGCATGacacttgaaaatattttgcaatggTGGTTCATCCCTGTCAATGTGTTGGTGACTACCATTGTTGGTTGCATTCTAGGTTACCTAGTGGTCATTATATGTCGACCTCCCCCACAGTTCAATAGATTCACCATAATTATGACTGCATTCGGGAATACGGGAAATCTACCTCTTGCTGTGGTTGGATCTGTCTGTCATACTAAGGACAATCCATTTGGAGATCATTGCCACTCAAGGGGGGTAGCTTACGTCTCATTTGCTCAGTGGGTTGCAGTAATCCTTGTTTATACTCTTGTTTACCACATGATGGAGCCTCCAATGGAGTTCTATGAGATTGTTGAGGAAGGGATAGAGATTGAGGAACAGCCACCCCTTAATGATGCCAGCAGACCTCTGCTTGTGGATGCTGAATGGCCAGGCATCGAGGATAAGGAAACTGAGCATTCAAAGACACCCTTCATTGCTAGGATTTTCAACAGCATATCTAGTGTCTCGCAGGGCGCTCTCTCTGATATTGATCTCAGTGGTGAAACTGGTGGTAATAGTAGTCCCCGGTCGATCAGGTGTTTGGCTGAGCCAAGAATGGTCAGGAGGATCAGAATTGTCGCAGAACAGACACCAATACAGCACATACTTCAACCCCCAACTATCGCTTCACTATTGGCAATTATTGTTGGGATGGTGCCTCAGATAAAAGCTTTTGTCTTTGGATATGATGCTCCTTTATCTTTTGTCACTGATAGCTTAGAGATTTTAGCTGGGGCAACGGTTCCATCTGTGATGCTTATTCTGGGTGGTATGCTTTCTGAGGGTCCAAATGATTCAACTCTTGGTCTCCGAACTACTATCGGCATATCTGTCGCGAGGCTGTTGGTGCTTCCAGTCCTGGGGATAGGTATTGTGACGTTGGCTGATAAGCTAAATTTCCTTGTCCATGGAGATGCGATGTATAAGTTTGTTCTGTTGTTGCAATACACGACTCCAAGTGCCATTCTTTTGGGAGCAATAGCCAGCTTGAGAGGTTATGCAGTTCAAGAGGCTTCAGCACTTCTGTTTTGGCAGCATGTGTTTGCTCTCTTGTCCCTGTCTCTGTATATTGTCATCTACTTTAAGCTTCTTTCATACATATGA
- the LOC104453734 gene encoding probable ribose-5-phosphate isomerase 2 — protein MRTMAISPQSPPSSSSALPPPSVALTQDDLKRIAAYKAVEYVRSGMVLGLGTGSTARHAVDRIAELLRRGELSGIVGVPTSTQTHQQALALGIPLSDLDAHPSLDLAIDGADEVDSHLNLVKGRGGSLLREKMVEGVCKKFVVIVDESKLVPYLGGSGLAMPVEVVPFCWKFTAGRLRQLFEDAGCTAKLRTFPETEKPFVTDNGNYIVDLYFKKDIGDLKAASDAILRLAGVVEHGMFLDMATTVIVAGKLGVEVLDK, from the coding sequence ATGAGGACCATGGCGATCTCCCCTCAATcccctccctcttcctcctctgccCTGCCCCCTCCTTCCGTCGCCCTTACCCAGGACGACCTCAAGCGGATTGCCGCCTACAAGGCCGTCGAGTACGTCCGCTCCGGCATGGTCCTCGGCCTCGGCACCGGCTCCACCGCCCGCCACGCCGTCGACCGCATCGCCGAACTCCTCCGCCGGGGCGAGCTCTCCGGCATCGTCGGCGTCCCCACCTCCACCCAGACCCACCAGCAGGCCCTCGCCCTCGGCATCCCGCTCTCCGACCTCGACGCCCACCCGTCCCTCGATTTGGCCATCGACGGCGCCGACGAGGTCGACTCCCACCTCAACCTCGTCAAGGGGCGGGGCGGGTCGCTGCTCAGGGAGAAGATGGTCGAGGGGGTGTGCAAGAAGTTCGTCGTCATCGTCGACGAGAGCAAGCTGGTCCCGTATCTGGGAGGCAGCGGTCTCGCCATGCCGGTTGAGGTCGTGCCCTTCTGCTGGAAGTTCACCGCCGGGAGGCTGCGGCAGCTCTTTGAGGATGCGGGGTGCACTGCCAAGCTGCGGACTTTCCCGGAGACCGAGAAGCCCTTTGTGACCGATAACGGGAATTACATTGTGGACTTGTACTTCAAGAAGGACATTGGGGACTTGAAGGCGGCGAGCGACGCGATCCTGCGGCTGGCTGGAGTCGTCGAGCATGGTATGTTTCTCGACATGGCGACCACCGTGATCGTGGCGGGGAAGCTCGGGGTCGAGGTGCTGGATAAATAG